In the genome of Mesotoga sp. Brook.08.105.5.1, one region contains:
- a CDS encoding tetratricopeptide repeat-containing diguanylate cyclase: MNEKRSIEEIMKAYSEVPYEDFRKKLAILNELSKIMFKEGKPLLASETVKVELSRIEPPECIELANVAHNMIKFSCVVGNYDASIEYALKAMALFRDFGTPDDVNDVIGNIGGVYVYMERFQEALEYTDKALEYARMKGDDLAIAYFLNNKAIALKNLERFDEAINCLSKSIEIKLALEQTADLCNSYFNLSDTLIVSGRYEEAPGVLKLAEPLVEEIDDPAKTAEFNLLKIDYYIGTKCYEKALVKLDAYIDYQKKSGFMSKIPKAIRKKITILEELGEGRLALELYKELDLLSQKLYKESSSAKAAELGASFRFQQKMHEIQLLSNQNLELQEAKATIESQYRELLKIDRKLKNANELLEKQAEIDPLTGLLNQKKMYPIIKREIKRASRHGTPLSMIMIDLDNFKNINDTYGHLKGDMSLKNVAGMIRSSLREVDFVFRYGGEEFLVLLPSSDLQMARSTADRLREKLAETTDPPITMSAGVCSWSGEDATQFIQKTDRLLYEAKDKGKNRVESQGDI, from the coding sequence ATGAACGAGAAGAGGTCGATCGAAGAGATTATGAAAGCCTATTCAGAAGTCCCCTATGAGGATTTCAGGAAAAAGCTTGCAATCTTGAATGAGCTTTCGAAGATAATGTTCAAAGAGGGCAAACCTCTTCTCGCCTCGGAAACTGTTAAAGTGGAGCTTTCTAGAATTGAACCCCCTGAATGTATTGAGCTGGCTAACGTTGCGCATAACATGATTAAGTTCTCATGCGTTGTGGGCAATTACGATGCATCGATCGAGTATGCCTTGAAAGCAATGGCTCTTTTCAGAGACTTTGGGACACCCGATGACGTTAACGATGTGATCGGAAACATTGGCGGTGTCTATGTCTACATGGAGCGGTTTCAAGAAGCCCTCGAATACACCGACAAGGCTCTTGAATACGCTCGAATGAAGGGCGATGATCTCGCGATAGCATACTTTCTGAACAACAAGGCAATAGCTCTAAAGAATCTGGAAAGATTTGACGAAGCCATAAACTGCCTTAGCAAATCTATAGAGATAAAGCTTGCTCTGGAACAGACTGCGGATCTATGCAATAGCTATTTCAATCTATCCGACACGCTTATAGTCTCAGGAAGATATGAAGAGGCTCCAGGTGTATTGAAGTTGGCCGAACCCCTTGTAGAAGAAATCGATGATCCGGCCAAGACTGCGGAATTCAATCTTCTGAAAATCGATTATTACATCGGGACCAAGTGTTATGAAAAAGCTCTTGTCAAACTGGACGCTTACATAGACTATCAGAAGAAATCGGGATTTATGTCTAAGATACCGAAAGCCATAAGAAAGAAGATCACTATTCTTGAAGAGCTAGGAGAAGGGAGATTGGCTCTTGAGCTTTACAAGGAACTTGACCTCTTATCCCAGAAGCTCTACAAAGAATCCAGCAGCGCCAAGGCTGCTGAATTGGGGGCTTCATTCAGATTTCAACAAAAGATGCACGAAATACAGCTACTGAGCAATCAGAACCTTGAGCTTCAGGAGGCAAAGGCAACGATCGAAAGTCAATACAGAGAACTTCTAAAAATCGACCGCAAACTGAAGAATGCAAATGAGTTGCTCGAGAAACAGGCCGAGATAGACCCATTGACGGGCCTCCTAAACCAGAAAAAGATGTATCCCATAATTAAAAGAGAGATAAAGAGAGCCTCGCGACACGGAACTCCACTATCCATGATCATGATAGATCTTGACAACTTCAAGAACATAAATGATACTTACGGCCACCTTAAGGGAGATATGTCACTCAAGAATGTGGCGGGCATGATCAGGTCTTCTCTTAGAGAGGTTGACTTTGTCTTCAGGTACGGCGGGGAGGAATTTCTTGTTCTTCTACCCTCGAGTGATTTGCAGATGGCAAGATCAACCGCAGATCGTCTCCGGGAGAAGCTGGCCGAAACCACAGACCCTCCAATAACGATGAGCGCCGGTGTGTGCAGCTGGTCAGGTGAAGACGCAACTCAGTTCATTCAGAAAACCGACCGCCTACTGTATGAAGCAAAAGACAAAGGCAAGAACAGAGTCGAATCTCAAGGAGATATTTGA
- a CDS encoding ABC transporter permease gives MSSALAYWTILMKDMKNYYLKPPNISWGIIFPISWTLMFFVRSEGPVDIRGILPGVMSLSVLFGTTSMLAVTITFERKSRSFERLLLAPISLKLLMLAKTTGAILFGIINAFIPVLFALLIVDLSGINWFLVSVSVLLIAVTSTFLGLFIAVSVNEVFEAQTFSNFFRFPMMFLCGLFIPIENLPAFLRPFSFILPLTYGADSLKHAINGNGIINPLVSVFILLGFAVFLFLISTRNIERRWIY, from the coding sequence ATGAGCAGCGCACTCGCTTACTGGACGATACTGATGAAGGATATGAAGAACTACTATTTGAAACCGCCCAACATAAGCTGGGGCATTATCTTCCCAATTTCCTGGACGCTGATGTTCTTTGTTCGATCGGAAGGTCCTGTGGACATAAGGGGTATTTTGCCTGGTGTGATGTCGCTTTCCGTTCTCTTCGGAACTACTTCGATGCTTGCGGTAACGATAACGTTTGAAAGGAAGAGCCGGTCATTCGAGCGGTTGCTGCTTGCTCCCATCAGCTTGAAGCTGCTCATGCTTGCAAAGACGACTGGGGCGATACTTTTCGGGATTATCAATGCTTTCATTCCCGTTCTCTTTGCCCTCTTGATTGTCGACTTATCTGGGATAAACTGGTTCCTGGTTTCAGTTAGCGTTCTGTTGATTGCCGTGACCTCGACCTTTCTTGGTCTTTTCATTGCCGTTTCGGTCAACGAAGTATTCGAGGCGCAGACGTTTTCTAACTTCTTCCGTTTCCCTATGATGTTTCTCTGCGGCCTTTTCATTCCTATAGAGAATCTGCCGGCCTTTCTTAGACCTTTTTCCTTCATCCTTCCTCTGACATATGGTGCCGATTCTCTTAAACATGCGATAAACGGAAATGGAATTATAAACCCTCTGGTGAGCGTTTTTATACTATTGGGCTTTGCCGTGTTTCTCTTTCTGATAAGTACGCGGAATATTGAGAGGAGATGGATTTACTAG
- a CDS encoding ATP-binding cassette domain-containing protein, whose protein sequence is MNIIEVSGLSKDYDGFKAVNGIDFSVLKGEVFGFLGPNGAGKTTTINMLTGLARPTSGSISIAGEDGIREIKRVQRIIGIVPDESNLYDDLSGYENLVFCSALYGVRKAARKGRARELLELFGLADTGKRPFKAFSKGMKRKLTIAAGIIHDPEILFLDEPTTGIDVESARQIRRLVRELNDRGTTIFLTTHYIEEAERLCDRIGFIVGGKVVKIGTVSELMKDAQKESIVELTLGKDPSEFKTEVSEEFSDVSISMRSDNTIRIASREPIKLMPFMSFFSSRGIDVYEAKIIQPSLEEVFVEVTGIEVDRMKKEKEGKKR, encoded by the coding sequence GTGAATATCATCGAAGTTTCAGGTCTCTCAAAAGACTACGACGGATTCAAAGCGGTCAACGGAATCGACTTTTCGGTCTTGAAAGGAGAGGTGTTCGGTTTCCTCGGTCCCAACGGTGCCGGAAAGACTACAACGATAAACATGCTTACAGGTCTTGCAAGACCGACATCGGGAAGTATAAGTATTGCGGGCGAAGACGGCATCAGGGAGATCAAGAGAGTGCAGCGGATAATAGGAATTGTGCCCGATGAAAGCAACCTGTACGATGATCTGAGCGGCTATGAGAATCTGGTCTTCTGTTCGGCTCTTTACGGAGTAAGAAAGGCGGCGAGGAAAGGAAGGGCCAGAGAGTTGCTTGAGCTGTTTGGGCTCGCAGATACAGGCAAGAGACCTTTCAAAGCCTTTTCCAAGGGTATGAAGAGAAAACTAACCATAGCTGCAGGCATAATTCATGATCCGGAGATTCTCTTCCTGGATGAACCCACAACTGGTATAGATGTAGAGAGTGCGAGGCAAATAAGAAGACTGGTAAGGGAATTGAATGACAGGGGAACGACCATATTCCTTACTACCCATTACATTGAAGAAGCGGAGAGGTTGTGCGACAGGATAGGGTTCATAGTCGGAGGCAAGGTTGTAAAGATTGGAACCGTCAGCGAATTGATGAAAGATGCTCAGAAAGAGAGCATAGTCGAGCTGACTCTCGGGAAGGATCCTTCGGAGTTCAAAACTGAAGTGTCAGAAGAGTTCAGCGATGTGTCCATAAGCATGCGTTCCGACAATACCATTAGAATAGCTTCTCGGGAACCAATAAAGCTGATGCCGTTTATGAGTTTCTTCAGTTCCAGAGGTATCGATGTCTACGAGGCTAAGATTATTCAGCCTTCTCTTGAAGAAGTCTTTGTTGAAGTGACCGGAATAGAAGTCGATAGAATGAAGAAGGAGAAGGAGGGAAAGAAGAGATGA
- a CDS encoding metalloregulator ArsR/SmtB family transcription factor: MTLEIDVLKAIADSTRFEIIKLLLQRDFCVKALAKRMGVSESAISQHLKVLRGVGLVSTEKRGYFTHYSMNREPLNRLASQLTKLSEATSDSDLVAEWSAE, translated from the coding sequence TTGACTCTTGAAATAGATGTTTTGAAGGCTATTGCGGATAGCACAAGGTTCGAGATAATCAAGCTGCTTCTTCAAAGAGACTTCTGTGTGAAAGCTCTTGCAAAGAGAATGGGAGTGTCTGAATCAGCCATATCACAACATCTGAAAGTGCTACGTGGCGTTGGCCTTGTAAGTACAGAGAAGCGGGGTTACTTCACCCATTACTCAATGAATAGAGAGCCCTTGAATAGACTGGCAAGCCAGCTTACCAAGCTTAGCGAGGCGACTTCCGATTCGGATCTAGTTGCCGAATGGTCTGCCGAATGA